A region from the Variovorax sp. V93 genome encodes:
- a CDS encoding ATP-binding cassette domain-containing protein, which yields MNGNRKRMVGIAAVVAVLALVPAVAGSFTVSLLNDIGIGALVALGLVLLTGVGGATSFGQAAFVGIAAYATAWLTTTQGMSPWIGLLFALLLTGLSALAIGMLTLRLGGHFLPLSTIAWGLSIAMLFGNVDALGRHTGLSNIPALQIAGWSLADPRSMYYLIWVVVGLACLFSHNLLRSRPGRAIRGLRGGATLLASVGADAYRVRLTLFVTAALFAGLAGWLYAHMNRFVSPSPFDVRASIEYLLMAVAGGLGQLAGALVGAALVLVLKNGLQDVLPMLTQRAGQLEAVAFATLFILLLHFARGGLMGLLRRWTRRRAGTQAASRHEAPAVDPLPHRQLPARGTQVLSVNGAVKRFGGLVAVNDVSFEVNAGEIVGLIGPNGAGKSTMFNLLTCTLPMTSGQVRFLDRDIAGMPQRQVARLGLARTFQHVKLRPHMSLLDNVALGAHSRTRSGILKAGLRLDRREEMQILQEAQRQLDRIGLGDRAHELAGSLPLGTQRILEIARALAADPVLLVLDEPAAGLRRKEKMALGDLLRKLREEGVTILIVEHDMDFVMKLVDRLVVMNFGSKLVEGVPSAVRADERVQAAYLGSVV from the coding sequence ATGAACGGCAACCGCAAGCGCATGGTGGGGATCGCCGCGGTGGTCGCCGTGCTGGCCCTGGTGCCGGCTGTGGCGGGCAGCTTCACGGTCTCGCTGCTCAACGACATCGGCATCGGTGCGCTGGTGGCGCTCGGGCTGGTGCTGCTCACCGGCGTGGGCGGCGCGACCTCGTTCGGGCAGGCGGCCTTCGTGGGCATCGCGGCCTATGCCACGGCCTGGCTCACCACCACGCAAGGCATGTCGCCATGGATCGGCCTCTTGTTCGCGCTGCTGCTCACGGGACTCTCGGCACTGGCCATCGGCATGCTCACGCTGCGGCTGGGCGGGCACTTCCTGCCGCTCAGCACCATCGCCTGGGGCCTGTCGATCGCGATGCTGTTCGGCAACGTCGATGCGCTCGGACGCCACACGGGCCTGTCGAACATTCCGGCGCTGCAGATCGCGGGCTGGTCGCTGGCCGATCCGCGTTCGATGTACTACCTGATCTGGGTGGTGGTCGGGCTGGCCTGCCTGTTCAGCCACAACCTGCTGCGGTCGCGGCCGGGGCGCGCGATTCGCGGCCTGCGCGGCGGTGCCACGCTGCTCGCGAGCGTGGGCGCCGACGCCTACCGCGTGCGGCTCACGCTGTTCGTCACGGCAGCCCTCTTCGCAGGGCTGGCGGGCTGGCTCTACGCGCACATGAACCGCTTCGTGAGCCCTTCGCCTTTCGATGTGCGCGCGAGCATCGAATACCTGCTGATGGCGGTGGCCGGCGGGCTCGGCCAGCTGGCGGGCGCGCTGGTGGGTGCCGCGCTGGTGCTGGTGCTGAAGAACGGCCTGCAGGACGTGCTGCCGATGCTCACGCAGCGCGCCGGGCAGCTGGAGGCCGTGGCCTTCGCGACGCTCTTCATCCTGCTGCTGCACTTTGCGCGCGGCGGCCTCATGGGTCTGCTGCGGCGCTGGACGCGCCGCCGCGCCGGCACGCAAGCTGCCTCGCGCCACGAAGCGCCCGCGGTCGATCCGCTGCCGCACCGGCAGCTGCCCGCGCGCGGCACGCAGGTGCTGTCGGTGAACGGCGCGGTCAAGCGCTTCGGCGGGCTGGTGGCGGTCAACGACGTGAGCTTCGAGGTGAATGCGGGCGAGATCGTCGGGCTCATCGGGCCCAATGGCGCGGGCAAGTCGACCATGTTCAACCTGCTGACCTGCACGCTGCCGATGACCTCGGGCCAGGTGCGCTTTCTCGACCGCGATATCGCCGGCATGCCGCAGCGGCAGGTGGCGCGGCTGGGGCTGGCGCGAACCTTCCAGCACGTGAAGCTCAGGCCGCACATGAGCCTGCTCGACAACGTGGCGCTGGGCGCGCATTCGCGCACCCGCTCGGGCATCCTGAAGGCCGGCCTGCGGCTCGACCGCAGGGAAGAGATGCAGATCCTGCAGGAGGCGCAGCGCCAGCTCGACCGCATCGGCCTGGGGGACCGCGCGCACGAACTCGCGGGCAGCCTGCCGCTGGGCACGCAGCGCATCCTGGAGATTGCACGTGCGCTGGCCGCCGACCCGGTGCTGCTGGTGCTCGACGAGCCCGCGGCGGGCCTGCGCCGCAAGGAAAAGATGGCGCTCGGCGACCTGCTGCGCAAGCTGCGCGAGGAGGGCGTGACCATCCTCATCGTCGAGCACGACATGGACTTCGTGATGAAACTGGTGGACCGTCTGGTGGTGATGAACTTCGGCTCCAAGCTCGTGGAGGGCGTGCCGTCGGCGGTGCGCGCCGACGAGCGCGTGCAGGCGGCTTACCTGGGGAGTGTCGTATGA
- a CDS encoding ABC transporter ATP-binding protein has translation MTAMLEIGDLHVSYGQVEAVRGVSLDLQPGQIISVIGPNGAGKTTLLAAAMGLLPCKGTLRFEGEDLQGLDVEARVERGLCLVPEKRELFGELTVLDNLQLGAYAKRLRGDAMKKRLQSVYDRFPRLAERRSQRADTLSGGERQMLAVGRALMSAPRLLMLDEPSLGLAPLIVRDILSIVRKLREDGVSILLVEQNARAALESSDHGYVLETGEIALSGASGELASDPRVQATYLGGGTHDDE, from the coding sequence ATGACGGCGATGCTGGAGATTGGCGACCTGCACGTGTCCTACGGGCAAGTGGAAGCGGTGCGCGGCGTGTCGCTCGACCTGCAGCCGGGCCAGATCATCTCGGTGATCGGGCCCAACGGCGCGGGCAAGACCACGCTGCTCGCGGCCGCCATGGGACTGCTGCCTTGCAAGGGCACGCTGCGCTTCGAGGGCGAAGACCTGCAGGGCCTCGACGTGGAGGCGCGCGTGGAGCGCGGCCTGTGCCTGGTGCCCGAAAAGCGCGAGCTGTTCGGCGAGCTCACCGTGCTCGACAACCTGCAGCTCGGCGCCTATGCCAAGCGGCTGCGCGGCGACGCGATGAAGAAGCGGCTGCAGTCGGTGTACGACCGCTTCCCGCGCCTGGCCGAGCGCCGTTCGCAGCGCGCCGACACGCTCTCAGGCGGCGAGCGGCAGATGCTTGCGGTGGGCCGCGCCCTGATGTCCGCACCGCGCCTGCTGATGCTCGACGAGCCCAGCCTCGGCCTCGCGCCGCTGATCGTGCGCGACATTCTTTCCATCGTGCGCAAGCTGCGCGAGGACGGCGTCTCGATCCTGCTGGTGGAGCAGAACGCGCGTGCCGCGCTCGAAAGCTCGGACCATGGCTACGTGCTGGAAACCGGCGAGATCGCGCTGTCGGGCGCATCGGGCGAACTCGCGAGCGATCCGCGGGTGCAGGCCACCTACCTCGGCGGAGGCACGCACGATGACGAGTGA
- a CDS encoding ATP-dependent acyl-CoA ligase, with product MTSEARALPPGQRTLPAMLRRQAERFAGRPLLRIAGRQWTHGEAAAAAALRAGALAEAGVARGDRIAVMCGNRIEFLETFLGAGWLGASVVPVNTASMGPQIEYFLANSEAKLLVIEAGFLERLKTADLGRTALREVWVVGETAASWALSAGVRVSSYPEGGPPLAPAAVQPGDPLAILYTSGTTGPAKGVVCPHAQYFWWGVNSAEVLGVGRDDVLCTTLPLFHINALNTFAQAALTGAEVVFESRFSASGFWPSMRANGATVVYLLGAMVPILLAQPEGEGERDHRVRIGLGPGVPSAAGQAFRARTGVPLLEGYGSTETNFAIATAPDSPRGGVMGWLRPGFQARVADEGDAELPAGEAGELLLRADEPHAFASGYFNMPEKTVEAWRNLWFHTGDRVVRDADGAFRFVDRIKDAIRRRGENISSFEVEQVLLSHPGVASCAVYPVQSELAEDEVMAALVPREGQRIDLADLARFCESRLPYFAVPRYIDVLPDLPRTENGKVQKFKLRERGVSEQTWDGRPGVRPPAKTA from the coding sequence ATGACGAGTGAAGCGCGCGCGCTGCCGCCGGGCCAGCGCACGCTGCCCGCGATGCTGCGGCGGCAGGCGGAACGCTTCGCCGGGCGTCCGCTGCTGCGGATCGCGGGGCGGCAGTGGACGCATGGCGAGGCGGCCGCAGCGGCTGCGCTGCGTGCCGGCGCGCTGGCAGAGGCCGGCGTGGCGCGCGGCGACCGCATCGCCGTGATGTGCGGCAACCGCATCGAGTTTCTCGAAACCTTTCTCGGCGCGGGCTGGCTCGGCGCGTCGGTGGTGCCGGTCAACACTGCGTCGATGGGGCCGCAGATCGAATACTTCCTCGCCAACAGCGAGGCGAAGCTGCTGGTGATCGAGGCGGGTTTTCTCGAGCGGCTGAAGACGGCCGATCTGGGACGCACGGCGCTGCGCGAGGTCTGGGTCGTCGGCGAGACGGCCGCTTCATGGGCACTGTCTGCAGGCGTTCGCGTCTCGAGCTATCCCGAAGGCGGGCCACCCCTTGCGCCGGCCGCGGTGCAGCCCGGCGACCCGCTCGCCATCCTCTACACCTCCGGCACCACCGGTCCGGCCAAGGGTGTGGTCTGCCCGCATGCGCAGTATTTCTGGTGGGGCGTGAACAGCGCCGAGGTGCTCGGCGTCGGCCGCGACGACGTGCTGTGCACCACGCTGCCGCTGTTCCACATCAATGCGCTCAACACCTTCGCGCAGGCCGCGCTGACCGGGGCCGAGGTGGTGTTCGAGTCGCGCTTTTCCGCCTCGGGCTTCTGGCCGTCGATGCGCGCCAACGGGGCGACCGTGGTCTACCTGCTGGGCGCGATGGTGCCCATCCTGCTGGCCCAGCCCGAGGGCGAAGGCGAGCGCGATCACCGCGTGCGCATCGGGCTCGGGCCGGGCGTGCCGTCGGCGGCCGGGCAGGCCTTCAGGGCGCGAACCGGCGTGCCGCTGCTCGAGGGCTATGGATCGACCGAGACCAACTTCGCGATCGCCACCGCGCCCGATTCGCCGCGCGGCGGCGTCATGGGCTGGCTGCGCCCCGGCTTCCAGGCGCGCGTGGCCGATGAAGGCGATGCGGAACTGCCGGCAGGCGAGGCCGGCGAACTGCTGTTGCGCGCGGACGAGCCTCATGCCTTTGCGAGCGGCTACTTCAACATGCCCGAGAAGACGGTCGAGGCCTGGCGCAACCTCTGGTTCCATACCGGCGACCGCGTGGTGCGGGATGCCGATGGTGCCTTTCGTTTTGTCGACCGCATCAAGGACGCCATCCGCAGGCGCGGCGAGAACATCTCGTCCTTCGAGGTCGAGCAGGTGCTGCTGAGCCACCCTGGCGTGGCCTCCTGCGCCGTGTACCCGGTGCAATCCGAACTGGCCGAGGACGAGGTGATGGCCGCGCTGGTGCCGCGCGAGGGCCAGCGCATCGACCTGGCCGACCTGGCGCGCTTCTGCGAGAGCCGCCTGCCGTATTTCGCCGTGCCGCGCTACATCGACGTGCTGCCGGACTTGCCGCGCACCGAGAACGGCAAGGTGCAGAAGTTCAAGCTGCGCGAGCGCGGCGTCAGCGAACAGACCTGGGACGGGCGGCCCGGCGTGCGTCCCCCGGCAAAGACGGCATGA
- a CDS encoding SDR family NAD(P)-dependent oxidoreductase, whose protein sequence is MSSAPPPLAGRAAFVTGAGQGLGAAIARGLAEAGARVVLADIDAHGAESAAAGLRAAGADCIAMELDVRSEAAFSRCFEAAVAHFGAVDVLVNNAARTPFTSPWDITPEEWDDVLAVNLRGSFFGCRIAGRHMRERGAGRIVNLASLAGQQPSAATGVHYAASKAALLALTRSFAQELAPHGVTVNALAPAAVRSPALDALDPARQQALKAQIPLARFGRPEEVAAAVVYLASPAAAFMTGATLDLNGGRFMR, encoded by the coding sequence ATGAGTTCCGCGCCGCCACCGCTTGCCGGCCGGGCCGCGTTCGTGACCGGCGCGGGGCAGGGCCTGGGTGCCGCCATTGCGCGCGGATTGGCCGAAGCGGGTGCGCGCGTGGTGCTGGCGGACATCGATGCCCACGGCGCTGAATCCGCAGCCGCGGGCTTGCGCGCCGCGGGCGCCGACTGCATCGCGATGGAGCTCGACGTGCGCAGCGAGGCGGCGTTCTCCCGCTGCTTCGAAGCGGCAGTGGCCCATTTCGGCGCCGTCGACGTGCTGGTCAACAACGCCGCGCGCACGCCGTTCACTTCGCCCTGGGACATCACGCCCGAAGAGTGGGACGACGTGCTGGCCGTCAACCTGCGCGGCAGCTTCTTCGGCTGCCGCATTGCCGGGCGGCACATGCGCGAGCGCGGAGCCGGCCGCATCGTCAACCTGGCGTCGTTGGCGGGCCAGCAGCCCAGCGCCGCAACCGGCGTGCACTATGCAGCCAGCAAGGCGGCGCTGCTGGCCTTGACGCGCAGCTTTGCGCAGGAACTCGCACCGCATGGCGTCACGGTGAATGCACTGGCGCCGGCAGCGGTTCGCAGCCCCGCGCTCGATGCACTGGACCCGGCTCGGCAGCAGGCGCTCAAGGCGCAGATTCCGCTGGCCCGCTTCGGCCGGCCCGAAGAGGTGGCGGCCGCCGTGGTCTACCTCGCGTCGCCCGCGGCGGCCTTCATGACGGGCGCCACGCTGGACCTCAATGGCGGCCGCTTCATGCGCTGA
- a CDS encoding SDR family NAD(P)-dependent oxidoreductase, producing the protein MHANSLNGRHALVTGAARGIGAEIARTLAAEGATLTLLGRDLDALQRVAASLAGRGHGVAAADVADAQAVQSAFALARAERGPLAILVNNAGAAESAPFLKTSAELWQRMLSVNLTGTFLCTQAALPDMLEAGWGRIVNIASTAGQKGYAYVAAYAAAKHGVIGLTRSLALEVARKGVTVNAVCPGYTDTDILRASVANVVGKTGRSEADALAEFSSVNPQRRIVQPAEVADAVRWLCGSGAASVTGQSVSVSGGEVM; encoded by the coding sequence ATGCACGCAAATTCATTGAACGGCCGCCACGCCCTCGTCACCGGCGCCGCACGCGGCATCGGGGCCGAGATCGCCCGCACCCTGGCTGCCGAGGGCGCAACGCTCACGCTGCTCGGGCGCGACCTTGATGCGCTCCAGCGTGTGGCCGCGTCGCTCGCGGGCCGGGGCCACGGCGTGGCCGCGGCCGACGTGGCCGACGCGCAGGCGGTGCAATCGGCCTTCGCGCTGGCGCGTGCCGAGCGCGGGCCGCTCGCCATCCTCGTCAACAACGCGGGCGCGGCCGAGAGCGCGCCTTTTCTCAAGACCTCGGCCGAACTCTGGCAGCGCATGCTGTCGGTGAACCTCACCGGCACCTTCCTGTGCACTCAGGCCGCGCTGCCCGACATGCTCGAAGCCGGCTGGGGCCGCATCGTCAACATCGCCAGCACCGCGGGCCAGAAGGGCTATGCCTACGTCGCGGCTTACGCGGCGGCCAAGCACGGGGTGATCGGGCTCACGCGCTCGCTTGCGCTCGAAGTGGCGCGCAAGGGTGTCACGGTGAACGCGGTGTGCCCCGGCTACACCGACACCGACATCCTGCGCGCGAGCGTTGCCAACGTGGTGGGCAAGACCGGGCGCAGCGAGGCCGATGCGCTGGCCGAGTTCTCCAGCGTCAATCCGCAGCGCCGCATCGTGCAGCCCGCCGAGGTGGCCGACGCGGTGCGCTGGCTCTGCGGCAGCGGCGCCGCATCCGTCACCGGGCAGTCGGTTTCGGTGTCGGGCGGAGAGGTGATGTGA
- a CDS encoding MarR family winged helix-turn-helix transcriptional regulator — protein sequence MRNDASHAALSDAEELGHEARAGREDHAMLRLWLRMLASTTQIEAEIRRRLRERFGISLARFDYMAQLYRYEDGLKMRVLSRYLMVTGGNVTGLTDELERDGLVARAHSPDDRRSWIVSLTPKGRASFETMAKEHEQWILEMFSGLDMKTVRQMHAQLGQLRVHVMRSEPAGEEG from the coding sequence ATGCGCAACGATGCCTCGCACGCCGCGCTCAGCGATGCCGAAGAGCTCGGCCACGAGGCCCGCGCCGGCCGTGAAGACCACGCCATGCTCAGGCTGTGGCTGCGCATGCTCGCCAGCACCACGCAGATCGAGGCCGAGATCCGGCGCCGGCTGCGCGAGCGCTTCGGCATCTCGCTGGCGCGCTTCGACTACATGGCCCAGCTCTACCGCTATGAAGACGGCCTCAAGATGCGCGTGCTGTCGCGCTACCTGATGGTGACCGGCGGCAACGTCACGGGCCTGACCGACGAGCTGGAGCGCGATGGCCTGGTGGCGCGCGCCCACAGCCCCGACGACCGCCGCTCGTGGATCGTGAGCCTCACGCCCAAGGGCCGCGCGAGCTTCGAGACCATGGCCAAGGAACACGAGCAATGGATCCTCGAGATGTTCTCGGGCCTCGACATGAAGACCGTCAGGCAGATGCATGCCCAGCTCGGCCAGCTGCGCGTGCACGTGATGCGCAGCGAGCCTGCGGGCGAGGAGGGCTGA
- a CDS encoding acyl-CoA thioesterase gives MAMSTSGTEAPQAEFQRARMIRFSDCDPAGIVFYPQYFVMLNGLVEDWVSEGLGVDYHALISERRIGLPTVRLEADFRAVSRMGDQVMLGLAVERLGSRSMALALRCFDPASGELRMQLRQVLVTTSLESHRAVEIPQDLRTAILRGAPSLA, from the coding sequence ATGGCGATGAGCACAAGCGGAACCGAGGCGCCCCAGGCCGAGTTCCAGCGCGCGCGGATGATCCGCTTTTCCGATTGCGACCCGGCGGGCATCGTCTTCTATCCGCAGTACTTCGTCATGCTCAACGGCCTGGTGGAAGACTGGGTGAGCGAAGGGCTCGGCGTCGACTACCACGCGCTCATCAGCGAGCGGCGCATCGGCCTGCCCACGGTGCGGCTCGAGGCCGACTTCCGCGCCGTGAGCCGGATGGGCGATCAAGTCATGCTGGGCCTGGCGGTGGAGCGGCTGGGCTCGCGCTCCATGGCGCTCGCGCTGCGCTGCTTCGACCCCGCCAGCGGCGAGCTGCGCATGCAGCTCAGGCAGGTGCTCGTGACCACATCGCTCGAGAGCCATCGCGCCGTGGAAATTCCGCAAGACCTGCGCACGGCCATCCTGCGCGGCGCGCCCTCGCTCGCCTGA
- a CDS encoding short-chain dehydrogenase: MRKRSNTPIRMIAVRPAQPRRRMAWALAQRLGIGMAAGRGAPAPSLAPTDRSLEYPDLDQRVREVGEW; the protein is encoded by the coding sequence ATGCGCAAGCGCAGCAACACCCCCATCCGCATGATCGCAGTCCGTCCGGCGCAGCCGCGCCGCCGCATGGCGTGGGCGCTTGCGCAGCGCCTGGGCATCGGCATGGCGGCCGGGCGGGGCGCACCGGCGCCTTCGCTTGCGCCGACGGACCGCAGCCTTGAATATCCCGACCTCGACCAGCGCGTGCGCGAGGTCGGCGAGTGGTAG
- a CDS encoding SDR family NAD(P)-dependent oxidoreductase, with product MTDTTTMSHVVITGAAGALGRAVVQHFLEQGARLALVDHRADRLAEVFPGLDNSQHLLLAGDVTSAADMSELAGQALKAFGRIDALVHIAGGFEMGEATHALTRASWDRMMNLNAWSFVAVTQAVLPSMIEHGAGRIVAVTAKVAARGLPAMAAYIASKSALQRLVEAMAAEAAPHGVAVNSVAPSVLDTPANRQAMPDTNPADWVSTAVAAQTIGFLASPAAAALHGQHLTLDT from the coding sequence ATGACAGACACGACCACCATGTCCCATGTTGTGATCACCGGGGCCGCGGGTGCGCTGGGCCGCGCGGTAGTCCAGCATTTTCTCGAGCAGGGCGCGCGCCTGGCGCTGGTCGACCATCGGGCGGACCGCCTGGCCGAGGTCTTTCCGGGCCTGGACAATTCGCAGCACCTGCTGCTGGCGGGCGACGTGACCTCGGCGGCCGACATGTCGGAGCTTGCGGGCCAGGCGCTCAAGGCCTTCGGCCGCATCGACGCGCTGGTCCATATTGCCGGCGGCTTCGAGATGGGCGAGGCCACGCATGCGCTCACGCGGGCAAGCTGGGACCGGATGATGAACCTCAACGCCTGGTCCTTCGTGGCAGTGACGCAGGCGGTGCTGCCTTCGATGATCGAACACGGCGCCGGCCGCATCGTGGCGGTGACCGCCAAGGTGGCGGCGCGCGGCCTGCCGGCCATGGCGGCCTACATCGCGTCGAAGAGCGCGCTGCAGCGCCTGGTCGAGGCCATGGCCGCCGAGGCCGCCCCGCATGGCGTGGCCGTCAACAGCGTGGCGCCCAGCGTGCTCGACACGCCGGCCAATCGGCAGGCCATGCCGGACACCAATCCCGCCGACTGGGTGTCGACCGCCGTCGCGGCGCAGACCATCGGCTTTCTTGCGTCGCCCGCGGCCGCGGCGCTGCATGGCCAGCACCTGACGCTCGACACCTGA
- a CDS encoding prepilin peptidase, whose product MQEFNAVLDLLAMLASDFRMGGLFVLLVMAAVSDVRFYRIPNWLTFGGMVFAIIYGTFAARTPMTGVQNALGGLGTGLAIMLPFYVLGIMGAGDVKLMAMVGAFIGPYQTLQAILFTCIVGGFAAVAVAIHRRRLGHMLANVKGAAQGIVVSGIAGIRPSGTIDTRQSIGKLPYGICICVGTIAQVLAHQLGFV is encoded by the coding sequence ATGCAGGAATTCAACGCTGTCCTCGATCTGCTGGCCATGCTGGCCTCGGACTTCCGCATGGGCGGGCTCTTCGTGCTGCTGGTGATGGCCGCGGTGAGCGACGTGCGCTTCTACCGCATTCCCAACTGGCTGACCTTCGGCGGCATGGTGTTCGCGATCATCTACGGCACCTTCGCGGCGCGCACGCCGATGACCGGGGTGCAGAACGCCCTGGGCGGCCTGGGCACCGGCCTCGCGATCATGCTGCCGTTCTATGTGCTGGGGATCATGGGAGCGGGCGACGTCAAGCTGATGGCGATGGTCGGCGCCTTCATCGGCCCCTACCAGACGCTGCAGGCCATTCTGTTCACCTGCATCGTCGGCGGCTTTGCAGCCGTGGCGGTGGCCATCCACCGCCGCCGCCTGGGCCACATGCTGGCCAACGTCAAGGGTGCTGCGCAGGGCATCGTCGTCTCGGGCATTGCGGGCATACGGCCGAGCGGAACGATCGACACGCGGCAATCCATTGGAAAGCTGCCTTACGGCATCTGCATTTGCGTGGGGACGATCGCACAGGTCCTGGCGCATCAGTTGGGCTTCGTCTAG
- the cpaB gene encoding Flp pilus assembly protein CpaB — protein sequence MKNIKALGLLLLALLTGLAAAVYAAGWVSRQGGIASNKVVVAAVDIELGSRVNPQMLSLVDWPSGSLPPGSFKDAKSLEDRVVKVGVLRGEAILEGKLAPVGTQGGLSAVIASGKRAMTVRVNDVVGVAGFALPGNYVDVMVNAQQDKNRGEENRQISKTVLEKVLVLAVAQEANRDDTKPKVVSAVTLELSLEDSEKLDLARSVGTLSLVLRNQMDKTTVATAGITKGQLFGEKEILPISTTVAARPAPARVPRTAPMAQRQSECVEVIQHAARTLNCF from the coding sequence ATGAAAAACATCAAGGCGCTCGGGCTGCTTCTGCTGGCCCTCCTGACCGGCCTGGCGGCCGCGGTCTACGCAGCGGGCTGGGTCTCCCGACAGGGCGGCATCGCATCCAACAAGGTGGTGGTGGCCGCCGTCGACATCGAGCTCGGCAGCCGGGTCAACCCCCAGATGCTGTCGCTGGTCGACTGGCCGAGCGGCTCGCTGCCGCCCGGTTCGTTCAAGGACGCCAAGTCGCTGGAGGACCGCGTGGTCAAGGTCGGCGTGCTGCGCGGCGAGGCCATCCTGGAAGGCAAGCTCGCGCCCGTCGGCACCCAGGGCGGGCTCTCGGCGGTCATTGCCAGCGGCAAGCGCGCCATGACCGTGCGGGTCAACGACGTGGTCGGCGTGGCGGGCTTCGCGCTGCCGGGCAACTACGTCGACGTGATGGTCAACGCGCAGCAGGACAAGAACCGTGGCGAGGAGAACCGCCAGATCAGCAAGACCGTGCTCGAGAAAGTGCTGGTGCTGGCGGTGGCGCAGGAAGCCAACCGTGACGACACCAAGCCGAAGGTCGTGAGCGCCGTGACGCTGGAGCTTTCGCTCGAGGACTCCGAAAAGCTTGATCTGGCACGCAGCGTGGGAACCCTCTCGCTGGTGCTGCGCAACCAGATGGACAAGACCACGGTCGCCACCGCAGGCATCACCAAGGGCCAGTTGTTCGGCGAGAAGGAAATCCTGCCGATCTCCACCACCGTGGCAGCGCGGCCGGCCCCCGCGCGCGTGCCGCGCACCGCCCCCATGGCGCAGCGGCAATCGGAGTGCGTGGAAGTGATCCAGCACGCAGCCCGCACGCTCAACTGCTTCTGA
- a CDS encoding type II and III secretion system protein family protein yields MQHLSSSSSPAWLLAALMALAAPAMAADAVPAAAAAVAATPAAAPAAPATRRCTAIIPDDQPTYAVLGKSVVIPLKARVARIVVSGQPPSRAPAAAPAAAGQPAPAPATAANAGDGIADVDVTLLSPTDLFFRGRQAGSMNVVLQSVDGTCYIKDVIVTIDPGALQSKLAELMPEENHIRVRSAEKSIVLTGEISDALKLDDVMSLAMAYGADGKKVVNLLRVTAPQQVMLEVKIAEVSKTLLDRLGARVGLSRSGNGGRDSYSLISSFLSGGGGLLEAIRIGRTSIGIDGQKDDGLVRILAEPNIMAISGQQASFLSGGKIFIPVAQSAAGGGGTNITLEEKEFGIGVKFTPTVLNGGRVNLKMVSEVSDLSQTGSPFTTVTGVTAVLPSLTVRRADTTVQLNDGQSFVIAGLIKSNVTESIKRYPGLGEVPVMGALFRSTEFQNDQTELMFVITPRLVRPLAEAPRVPTDNHVVPSRAEVYLNGSLESATPAPVAPAGQPQ; encoded by the coding sequence GTGCAACATCTCTCTTCTTCTTCTTCACCCGCCTGGCTGTTGGCGGCACTCATGGCGCTGGCGGCACCCGCGATGGCCGCGGACGCGGTGCCGGCGGCGGCTGCTGCTGTGGCTGCAACCCCGGCTGCAGCACCGGCTGCGCCCGCCACCCGGCGCTGCACCGCGATCATTCCGGACGACCAGCCGACCTACGCCGTGCTGGGCAAGTCGGTGGTCATTCCGCTGAAGGCACGCGTTGCGCGCATCGTGGTCAGCGGCCAGCCGCCGAGCCGCGCGCCGGCCGCCGCACCCGCAGCCGCGGGGCAGCCGGCACCGGCCCCCGCCACGGCGGCGAACGCGGGCGACGGCATCGCCGACGTCGACGTCACGCTGCTGAGCCCGACCGACCTGTTCTTCCGCGGCCGCCAGGCGGGCTCGATGAACGTCGTACTGCAAAGCGTCGACGGCACCTGCTACATCAAGGACGTGATCGTCACCATCGATCCGGGCGCGCTGCAGTCCAAGCTCGCCGAGTTGATGCCGGAGGAAAACCACATCCGCGTGCGCAGCGCCGAAAAATCGATCGTGCTCACCGGCGAGATCAGCGATGCGCTCAAGCTCGACGACGTGATGAGCCTGGCCATGGCCTACGGCGCCGACGGCAAGAAGGTGGTGAACCTGCTGCGCGTGACGGCGCCGCAGCAGGTGATGCTCGAAGTGAAGATCGCAGAGGTCAGCAAGACGCTGCTGGACCGGCTCGGTGCGCGCGTCGGCCTGAGCCGCTCGGGCAACGGGGGCCGCGACAGCTACTCGCTGATCTCCAGCTTCCTGAGCGGAGGCGGCGGCCTGCTCGAGGCGATAAGGATCGGCCGCACCTCGATCGGCATCGACGGCCAGAAGGACGACGGCCTGGTGCGCATCCTCGCGGAGCCCAACATCATGGCCATCAGCGGCCAGCAGGCAAGCTTCCTGTCGGGCGGAAAGATCTTCATCCCGGTCGCACAGAGCGCCGCCGGCGGCGGGGGAACGAACATCACGCTGGAAGAGAAGGAGTTCGGCATCGGGGTCAAGTTCACCCCGACCGTGCTCAACGGCGGACGCGTCAACCTCAAGATGGTCTCGGAGGTGTCGGACCTGTCGCAGACCGGCTCGCCCTTTACCACCGTGACTGGTGTGACCGCCGTGCTGCCCTCGCTCACGGTGCGCCGCGCAGACACCACCGTGCAGCTCAACGACGGCCAGAGCTTCGTCATCGCGGGGCTCATCAAGAGCAACGTCACGGAATCCATCAAGCGCTACCCCGGATTGGGCGAAGTGCCGGTGATGGGGGCGCTGTTCCGCAGCACCGAGTTCCAGAACGACCAGACCGAGCTGATGTTCGTGATCACGCCGCGCCTGGTTCGTCCGCTGGCCGAGGCCCCGCGTGTTCCGACCGACAACCACGTCGTTCCCAGCCGCGCGGAGGTGTACCTGAACGGCAGCCTCGAAAGCGCCACCCCGGCACCGGTTGCACCGGCCGGCCAACCCCAATGA